The proteins below are encoded in one region of Desulfobacterales bacterium:
- a CDS encoding sigma-54 dependent transcriptional regulator, translating to MKKPVKSSILVATANVEEFVSIRNFFEATYHIDYAPDIDHCRMRFQQKSYEFMFIDISFLMNPDGSPADIGHYKQALILFWQNPGMHIVVLSPQEKIREAVYAVKAGADNYLTYPVNRDEIHFFTESIHEDKIKQSELDYLRDQFWEKESLDFIKTQSDIMKSVFSKVRSVTATRTTVLLHGETGTGKGVMARLIHRHSNRKDKQFITVHCGAIQDTLLESELFGHEKGAFTGAIKRKLGKFEIAHGGTIFLDEIGTISAAAQIKLLQVLQDRTYARVGGEEMLETDVRIIAATNTDLKEMCAAGSFRKDLFYRISVFPIEIPNLRDRIEDIPILVDIFLNRLNKFNSKEIHAVHPMVMEAFARYAWPGNIRELENLVERGYILETSSVLTPESFPLELFQNDAPLAHLQLDSSQALAEVRRRGIEHVERQYLKKLLTDTKGKINQSALAAGISTRQLHKLLTRYGIRKEDYK from the coding sequence ATGAAAAAACCGGTAAAATCGTCCATTCTTGTTGCGACAGCGAATGTAGAGGAATTTGTCTCCATTCGGAATTTTTTTGAGGCGACATACCACATAGACTATGCCCCCGATATCGACCATTGCCGGATGCGCTTCCAACAGAAGTCATATGAATTTATGTTTATTGATATCTCATTTCTGATGAATCCCGATGGCAGCCCCGCTGACATTGGCCATTACAAACAAGCGCTGATCCTGTTCTGGCAAAATCCCGGCATGCACATTGTTGTCCTGTCTCCTCAGGAAAAAATCCGGGAAGCCGTTTATGCCGTAAAGGCCGGCGCAGATAATTATCTGACCTATCCGGTTAACCGCGATGAAATTCATTTTTTTACGGAAAGCATTCATGAGGATAAAATAAAACAATCCGAGCTGGATTATCTTCGGGATCAGTTCTGGGAGAAAGAATCCCTGGATTTTATTAAAACCCAGAGCGATATTATGAAAAGTGTCTTCAGCAAGGTTCGTTCGGTTACCGCAACGCGCACCACGGTATTGCTTCATGGGGAAACCGGTACCGGAAAGGGCGTTATGGCCCGGCTGATTCACCGGCACAGCAATCGAAAAGACAAGCAGTTTATTACGGTTCACTGCGGTGCGATTCAGGACACATTGCTGGAAAGCGAGCTTTTCGGTCATGAAAAGGGCGCTTTCACGGGAGCCATCAAACGAAAACTGGGAAAATTTGAAATCGCCCACGGGGGAACCATTTTTCTGGATGAAATCGGGACCATCTCGGCAGCCGCACAGATCAAGCTGCTGCAGGTTCTTCAGGACAGAACCTATGCGCGTGTCGGTGGGGAAGAAATGCTTGAAACCGATGTCAGGATCATCGCCGCCACGAATACGGATCTGAAAGAAATGTGCGCGGCCGGCAGCTTCAGAAAGGATCTGTTTTACCGGATCAGTGTTTTTCCCATTGAAATTCCCAACCTCCGCGATCGCATTGAAGATATTCCCATTCTTGTGGATATTTTTCTGAATCGTTTGAACAAATTCAATTCAAAAGAGATACACGCGGTTCATCCGATGGTCATGGAGGCATTTGCCCGTTATGCCTGGCCCGGCAATATCAGAGAACTGGAAAACCTGGTGGAACGTGGCTATATTCTTGAAACCAGTTCGGTTCTGACCCCGGAAAGCTTTCCCCTCGAACTGTTCCAAAACGATGCCCCCCTTGCGCATCTCCAACTCGATTCATCTCAGGCTCTGGCCGAGGTCAGGCGAAGAGGCATTGAGCATGTTGAACGGCAATATCTAAAAAAACTTTTGACCGACACCAAGGGTAAAATCAATCAATCCGCACTTGCCGCCGGAATCAGCACCCGCCAGCTTCATAAACTGTTAACCCGTTATGGTATTCGAAAAGAAGACTACAAATAA
- the epmA gene encoding EF-P lysine aminoacylase EpmA, whose protein sequence is MKSDLPFSEFRQTFLKRNLQLRARIIQAIRGFFIEQAFLEIETPCRIPAPAPELHIDAPPSGQWFLHTSPELCMKRLLAAGYGRIFQICRCFRQQERGNRHLPEFTLLEWYCQGFDYQDMMAQCEALICFVARQTVAKDSFVYQGRNIDLTPPWHRLTVLEAFDRYATVSMEAALRTNRFDEVIAFEIEPCLGMDKPLFLYDYPASCGALARLKDGNRFAERFEMYISGLELCNAFSELTDPKEQRQRFEKEAGERIASGKSAYPSPEKFLAALKFMPESSGNALGVDRLVMLLADCSRIDDVVAFTPEEL, encoded by the coding sequence ATGAAATCTGATCTACCGTTTTCTGAATTCAGACAAACCTTTCTGAAACGTAACCTGCAGTTGAGGGCCCGCATCATCCAGGCGATCCGCGGGTTTTTTATCGAACAAGCTTTTTTGGAAATCGAAACGCCCTGCCGGATTCCGGCACCTGCCCCTGAGCTGCATATCGATGCTCCGCCATCCGGGCAATGGTTTCTGCATACATCTCCGGAGCTGTGCATGAAACGTCTGCTGGCAGCCGGCTACGGTCGCATTTTCCAGATTTGCAGATGCTTCCGCCAGCAGGAACGGGGAAACCGGCATTTGCCCGAATTTACCCTCCTGGAGTGGTATTGCCAAGGGTTTGACTACCAGGATATGATGGCCCAGTGCGAGGCGCTGATCTGTTTTGTGGCCCGGCAAACCGTTGCTAAGGATTCGTTTGTGTATCAGGGCCGAAACATCGATCTTACCCCTCCCTGGCACAGACTCACGGTTTTGGAAGCCTTTGACCGGTATGCCACGGTTTCCATGGAGGCCGCGTTGCGTACCAACCGTTTTGACGAGGTCATCGCGTTTGAAATCGAGCCCTGTCTCGGGATGGACAAGCCGCTGTTTCTCTACGATTATCCGGCATCCTGCGGAGCCCTTGCCAGGCTTAAAGACGGCAATCGTTTCGCAGAACGGTTTGAAATGTATATCAGCGGGCTGGAATTGTGTAATGCATTCAGCGAACTGACTGATCCGAAAGAGCAGCGGCAGCGGTTTGAAAAAGAGGCCGGCGAGCGCATCGCATCCGGGAAATCGGCATATCCATCACCCGAGAAATTTCTGGCGGCCCTGAAATTTATGCCGGAGTCGTCCGGAAATGCCCTGGGGGTCGACCGTCTGGTAATGCTCCTTGCCGATTGTAGCCGGATTGACGATGTGGTGGCATTTACCCCGGAAGAACTGTAA
- a CDS encoding histone deacetylase — MLHATYKTGLVFFPAFDWAISPTHPEREERLLYTQDQVFEEGLLDIEGIREFKPELVTVADVRRVHFCVPNENRVMTESHFISAGGAKTIGKAVMDKRVDKGFALVRPPGHHAMRVVHGARGFCNVNIEAIMIEYLRKAYGIRKVAIVDTDCHHGDGTQDIYWHDPDTLFISLHQDGRTLYPGSGFPDDLGGPNALGTTLNIPLPPFTSEEGVLYAVNHVVLPVLDEFKPDIIINSAGQDNHFTDPITNMNFSAQGYARLTTLLKPDIAVLEGGYSIEGALPYVNLGIILAMAGIDYSKVTEPNYDPEAIRQTPQISRAIEKTCEQVLANWNNRNAIREKLYGSSEYADRSRSVFYDTDNLIETQHEQVRICRQCGGALKIDSSSDRGLHVLAVHVPSNACDECRQTALKWYDTADVNRYDMLFLQDRTEDKFLIKSATV, encoded by the coding sequence ATGTTGCATGCAACGTATAAAACCGGACTGGTTTTCTTTCCGGCTTTTGACTGGGCGATCAGCCCCACGCATCCGGAACGGGAGGAGCGGCTGCTTTACACGCAGGATCAGGTTTTTGAAGAAGGCCTTCTGGACATAGAAGGCATCAGGGAATTCAAGCCGGAGCTGGTTACGGTAGCCGATGTCCGGCGGGTTCATTTCTGCGTTCCGAATGAAAACCGGGTCATGACGGAATCCCATTTCATCAGTGCCGGTGGCGCAAAAACCATCGGAAAAGCCGTGATGGACAAAAGAGTCGATAAGGGCTTTGCCCTTGTCCGGCCCCCGGGCCATCATGCCATGCGAGTGGTACACGGTGCCAGAGGGTTTTGCAATGTCAATATCGAAGCCATCATGATCGAGTATCTTCGCAAGGCCTATGGCATCCGCAAAGTCGCTATTGTCGATACCGACTGCCACCATGGTGACGGCACACAGGACATCTACTGGCATGATCCTGACACCCTGTTTATTTCGCTGCATCAGGACGGACGGACGCTTTATCCGGGTTCCGGATTTCCGGATGATCTCGGCGGGCCCAATGCGCTGGGAACAACGCTCAATATTCCCCTTCCCCCGTTTACGTCAGAAGAGGGTGTTTTGTATGCGGTAAACCATGTGGTGCTTCCAGTCCTGGATGAATTCAAGCCGGATATCATTATCAATTCGGCCGGGCAGGACAATCATTTTACGGACCCCATTACCAATATGAATTTTTCCGCCCAGGGATATGCCCGGCTGACAACGCTCTTAAAACCCGATATTGCGGTGCTCGAAGGCGGATATTCCATCGAGGGTGCGCTTCCCTATGTCAACCTCGGCATCATACTGGCCATGGCAGGCATTGACTATTCAAAGGTTACCGAACCCAACTATGATCCAGAGGCTATCCGTCAAACCCCTCAAATATCAAGGGCCATTGAAAAAACCTGTGAACAGGTGCTGGCCAATTGGAACAACCGCAACGCCATCAGGGAAAAGCTGTACGGCTCGTCTGAGTATGCCGACAGGAGCCGCTCCGTGTTTTACGATACGGACAATCTGATCGAAACCCAGCACGAGCAGGTTCGAATCTGCAGGCAGTGTGGCGGGGCCTTGAAAATTGATTCTTCATCGGATAGAGGCCTTCACGTTCTGGCCGTTCATGTTCCGTCAAATGCCTGTGATGAATGCAGGCAGACCGCATTGAAATGGTATGACACGGCGGATGTGAATCGATATGACATGCTCTTCCTTCAGGACCGGACAGAGGATAAATTTTTAATAAAAAGTGCTACCGTATGA